From Candidatus Bathyanammoxibius amoris, the proteins below share one genomic window:
- a CDS encoding tetratricopeptide repeat protein — translation MKVYKYPGRTDSNGPPPKNSRRLPALISSIALVFLLLAAVAVHAETSPGNDSGSQALRHYEAGVSFLEDGQLDPAIIEFREAIMQEPDSEWAYFGLGFAYAEKGLYEQAIEQYKEVIRLNPELADAYVNLGAAYGETGQYDLEIEQYEETVLLIPDDATLRYNLGLAYDTKGLQDEAIKEYKKAVALRPDNANYRYNLGLSYAGKGLYDLAMGQLKAGLRLYPDDADARLALGSIYARKGRHDLAMEQYQEAIELRPDFVEAHNRIGEQYAIRGQFEQATKQYEQAITIKPADPKAHILLAEQYAIKGQYTQAIEKLKAGIEFNPGNADVHYVLGKIYLLDNQYDLTIKEYEDAVRIKPDFRGFADAYLQLGLHYSEKAQYGKAIKLLETGLRFKPDDAGAYCVLGICYGDRGQYDRAIAQFENAIRFRPDYEAAYYFLGLCYGHKGEYDLAIEQLEKSVKLKPGYVGAHYFLGRYYNEQGDYDHAKEHLQLALRIKPGMTSARKLLDNLARAQISSK, via the coding sequence ATGAAAGTATACAAATATCCGGGTAGGACCGATTCAAATGGTCCCCCACCAAAAAATTCTCGTAGACTTCCTGCCCTTATTTCCTCCATCGCTCTTGTATTTCTCCTGCTCGCGGCGGTTGCGGTCCATGCAGAGACGTCGCCGGGCAATGACAGCGGCTCCCAGGCCCTGCGGCATTACGAGGCAGGTGTGTCTTTCCTGGAAGACGGCCAGCTTGACCCCGCGATAATCGAGTTCCGCGAGGCCATTATGCAGGAACCCGATAGTGAGTGGGCGTATTTTGGTCTCGGTTTCGCCTACGCGGAGAAGGGTCTCTACGAACAGGCCATAGAGCAATACAAAGAGGTCATCAGGCTGAACCCCGAACTGGCAGACGCATACGTTAACCTGGGCGCGGCCTACGGAGAGACGGGCCAGTATGACCTTGAGATAGAGCAGTACGAGGAGACGGTACTGCTTATACCCGACGATGCAACGCTGCGCTATAACCTCGGACTCGCCTACGACACGAAGGGCCTTCAGGACGAGGCGATTAAGGAATATAAGAAGGCCGTGGCCCTCAGGCCTGACAACGCGAATTACCGCTATAACCTCGGCCTGTCATACGCCGGCAAAGGGCTTTATGACCTGGCAATGGGACAGCTAAAGGCGGGTTTAAGGCTGTACCCCGACGACGCAGACGCGCGCCTCGCCCTTGGCAGTATATACGCCAGGAAAGGAAGACACGACCTGGCCATGGAGCAGTATCAGGAGGCGATCGAGCTAAGACCCGATTTCGTAGAGGCACACAACAGGATTGGTGAACAGTACGCCATAAGGGGCCAGTTTGAACAGGCCACAAAACAGTACGAACAGGCCATAACAATAAAACCGGCCGACCCGAAGGCCCATATCCTGCTCGCCGAACAGTACGCCATAAAGGGGCAGTATACTCAGGCCATAGAGAAATTAAAGGCGGGTATAGAATTTAACCCGGGGAACGCAGACGTACATTACGTCCTGGGCAAGATATATCTGTTAGACAACCAGTATGACCTGACGATAAAAGAGTACGAGGACGCCGTCAGAATCAAGCCTGATTTTAGGGGTTTTGCCGACGCGTACCTTCAGCTCGGCCTTCACTACTCAGAGAAGGCACAGTATGGCAAGGCCATAAAACTGCTGGAGACGGGCCTCAGGTTTAAGCCCGATGACGCGGGCGCATACTGCGTCCTCGGTATCTGTTACGGCGACCGGGGGCAGTACGACCGGGCGATAGCACAGTTTGAGAACGCCATAAGGTTCCGCCCCGATTATGAAGCCGCGTACTATTTCCTTGGCCTCTGTTACGGCCACAAGGGGGAGTACGACCTGGCGATAGAACAACTGGAAAAATCCGTGAAGCTAAAACCCGGCTACGTGGGCGCGCACTATTTCCTCGGACGCTATTACAACGAACAGGGCGACTACGACCACGCCAAAGAACACCTTCAGCTCGCACTGCGGATTAAACCCGGAATGACCAGCGCCCGGAAACTCCTTGACAACCTCGCCCGGGCGCAAATAAGTAGTAAATAA
- a CDS encoding DNA polymerase III subunit delta': protein MSFKKILSQSHVVASFQSVLSRGRLAHAYMFHGPEGVGKALFARELSKALLCQEGRSDACDTCESCRGVDTGRNPNLSWITAGYKVITIASIQELERLAALKPVEAKRRVFVIEDAERMSSEAANCLLKTLEEPPPGVVILLTTTSPPRLPRTIISRCQLVRFHPIDPGTLKGLITENFGVEGDGLEWLTAASCGSMGRAANLLKEDAITRRKRLIERLFSLHIEDNFSISQEVLDWCPGEKDEGLEARRSRLRIWMCVMLEYYRDILLCKAGAEEVAGLFNSDERDRIQAKAGRLSMGTITDIMDEIKYSLEALRRNANINLLVENMFTRIARLETTHH from the coding sequence ATGTCCTTCAAAAAAATCTTGTCCCAGTCCCACGTAGTCGCCAGCTTCCAGAGCGTCCTGTCCAGAGGGCGGCTGGCACACGCCTACATGTTCCACGGCCCGGAGGGCGTGGGCAAGGCCCTCTTCGCCAGAGAACTCTCCAAGGCGCTACTGTGTCAGGAGGGAAGGAGCGACGCCTGCGACACGTGCGAATCATGCAGGGGCGTAGACACCGGCAGAAACCCAAACCTGTCGTGGATTACCGCCGGGTATAAGGTAATAACAATCGCCTCCATACAGGAGTTGGAGAGACTCGCGGCACTTAAACCCGTCGAGGCCAAGCGAAGGGTCTTTGTGATTGAAGACGCCGAACGGATGAGTTCTGAGGCCGCTAACTGCCTGCTTAAGACCCTGGAGGAACCTCCCCCCGGTGTAGTCATCCTGCTAACGACCACCTCCCCGCCGCGACTGCCACGGACTATCATATCACGCTGCCAACTGGTAAGATTCCACCCCATCGACCCGGGCACGCTCAAGGGGCTGATTACAGAAAATTTCGGCGTGGAGGGCGACGGGCTCGAATGGCTTACCGCGGCCTCCTGCGGCAGCATGGGACGTGCCGCGAACCTGCTCAAGGAAGACGCCATCACCAGGAGAAAAAGACTCATCGAGAGATTGTTCTCGCTGCACATAGAAGACAATTTCTCCATCTCCCAGGAGGTGTTGGACTGGTGCCCCGGTGAAAAAGACGAGGGGCTTGAGGCAAGACGTTCACGTCTGAGGATATGGATGTGCGTCATGCTGGAATACTACAGAGACATACTCCTGTGTAAGGCCGGGGCGGAAGAGGTTGCCGGGCTATTCAACAGCGACGAGCGGGACAGGATACAGGCGAAGGCCGGCCGCCTGTCCATGGGAACCATAACGGACATAATGGATGAGATAAAATACTCACTCGAAGCCCTTCGGCGCAACGCCAACATAAACCTGCTGGTAGAGAACATGTTCACCCGCATCGCCCGGCTGGAGACGACACATCATTAG
- the lipA gene encoding lipoyl synthase gives MKSLSPSNRAITRLPPWLKKRVISGGSTARVVRALEEFRLKTVCREALCPNMMECFARGTATFLVLGDTCTRNCGFCGVKKGRPEDIKGEEDEPERLVRAARLLGLDHVVVTSVTRDDLPDGGSAHFSRIVLALKEGCNGLRIEVLVPDFRGARDDVLRVLEAGPHVFTHNVETVPRLYPGVRPEANYNRSLRVLDFARKGCKNIRVKSGLMLGLGEKKEEVFKVLENLLHAGCDTVTIGQYLRPSRNHLPVDRFLTPEEFEEFGETARELGFPEVFSGPFVRSSYCIV, from the coding sequence ATGAAAAGCCTGTCACCCTCTAACCGCGCCATCACCAGGCTGCCGCCCTGGCTAAAAAAAAGGGTGATATCAGGCGGCTCGACGGCCAGGGTTGTCCGCGCGCTGGAGGAGTTCAGGCTGAAGACGGTCTGCCGGGAGGCATTATGCCCAAATATGATGGAGTGTTTTGCAAGGGGCACGGCCACTTTTCTCGTCCTCGGTGACACCTGTACCCGTAACTGTGGTTTTTGTGGCGTAAAGAAGGGACGGCCTGAAGACATCAAAGGGGAAGAAGACGAACCCGAGAGGCTTGTCCGGGCCGCAAGGCTTCTGGGTCTCGACCACGTAGTAGTCACCTCCGTCACCAGGGATGACCTGCCTGACGGAGGTTCCGCGCACTTCAGCAGGATAGTACTCGCCCTTAAGGAGGGATGTAACGGGTTAAGAATAGAGGTACTGGTGCCTGATTTCCGGGGGGCGCGGGACGACGTACTCAGGGTGCTGGAGGCAGGGCCGCACGTTTTTACCCACAACGTCGAGACCGTGCCCAGACTTTATCCCGGGGTCAGACCTGAGGCCAATTACAACAGAAGTCTCCGTGTGCTTGATTTTGCGCGTAAAGGGTGTAAAAATATACGCGTCAAGTCCGGGCTCATGCTGGGTCTGGGCGAAAAAAAAGAAGAGGTCTTCAAAGTCCTCGAAAACCTTCTCCACGCAGGATGTGACACTGTGACAATCGGGCAGTATCTAAGACCGTCAAGAAACCATTTGCCCGTAGACAGATTTCTGACACCGGAGGAATTTGAGGAGTTTGGGGAGACGGCCAGGGAGTTGGGTTTCCCGGAGGTGTTTTCAGGGCCGTTTGTAAGAAGTTCGTACTGTATCGTGTAA
- the lpdA gene encoding dihydrolipoyl dehydrogenase — MLDFVILGSGPAGMAAAIRAAQLGQGVCVVERDRLGGVCLNRGCIPTKMLLRSAGIFSQIKRARDWGIDTKGASFDFNRILARKDRVVNALRKGMQDLYNESGVEVVSGRGRLKGQNEVEVVLSDGGLRSLKAARIILATGSSPVEHAALPVDGHRVVTSDHALRFESIPKSIIIVGGGYIGCEFGYIFNEFGSDVILIECLNHLLGDMDADIGKALAKEFTRSGIRVMTGESVADPDVKEEGVCVHVAGEVLTAEKLLVCTGRSPNTSGLGLEDTGVRINERGHVEVDEHCLSSIPDVYAAGDVTARGQLANVAHRQGVVAVESALGLDSKMDYRTIPRCVFTQPEVAAVGIGAREAGEAGLNVKTGIFEFRQLSKAWVSADTGGFVKLTVEASSHKILGVHMLGPYASFLIGEAALAVKTGARLEDLAASMPVHPSFSESLAEAARKLLGRGM; from the coding sequence ATGCTTGACTTCGTCATATTAGGCTCCGGGCCCGCTGGCATGGCCGCCGCGATTCGCGCCGCCCAACTGGGGCAAGGCGTGTGTGTGGTTGAGCGGGACCGGCTCGGTGGTGTATGCCTCAATAGAGGGTGTATACCCACAAAAATGCTTCTAAGGAGTGCCGGCATCTTTTCACAAATAAAGAGGGCGCGTGACTGGGGTATTGATACAAAAGGGGCAAGCTTCGATTTTAATCGAATCCTGGCCAGAAAAGACCGGGTGGTAAACGCCCTCAGAAAGGGCATGCAAGACCTTTACAACGAGTCCGGAGTGGAAGTCGTCAGCGGCAGGGGCAGACTCAAGGGACAAAACGAGGTGGAGGTAGTCCTTTCCGATGGTGGTCTCCGGTCGCTAAAGGCCGCCAGGATAATTCTGGCAACGGGCTCTTCCCCCGTCGAACACGCGGCCCTGCCGGTGGACGGCCACAGGGTGGTGACAAGCGACCACGCACTGCGTTTCGAGTCGATACCAAAAAGCATCATAATCGTCGGCGGCGGCTACATAGGCTGTGAGTTTGGGTACATATTCAATGAATTTGGCTCGGACGTCATCCTGATAGAATGCCTGAACCACCTGCTGGGTGACATGGATGCAGACATTGGTAAGGCCCTCGCAAAGGAATTTACACGGTCCGGGATAAGGGTCATGACGGGCGAATCGGTGGCTGACCCTGACGTGAAGGAAGAAGGTGTCTGTGTGCATGTCGCGGGTGAGGTCTTGACTGCGGAGAAACTCCTGGTGTGTACGGGAAGGTCGCCAAACACGAGCGGCCTGGGCCTTGAGGACACCGGCGTCCGCATTAATGAGCGGGGGCACGTCGAGGTCGACGAGCATTGTCTTTCCAGCATACCTGACGTCTATGCGGCGGGAGACGTTACGGCCAGGGGCCAGTTGGCCAACGTGGCGCACCGGCAGGGTGTGGTAGCGGTGGAAAGCGCCCTCGGTCTTGACTCGAAAATGGATTACCGGACAATACCCCGCTGTGTCTTTACCCAGCCCGAGGTTGCCGCGGTGGGGATTGGTGCGCGTGAGGCCGGCGAGGCGGGGCTCAACGTAAAGACGGGCATCTTCGAGTTCAGACAACTGAGCAAGGCCTGGGTCTCAGCCGACACAGGTGGTTTTGTAAAATTGACAGTGGAGGCGTCTTCGCATAAGATACTGGGTGTCCACATGTTAGGACCATACGCCAGTTTTCTAATCGGGGAGGCGGCACTGGCCGTTAAGACAGGCGCGCGCCTGGAGGACCTGGCCGCCAGTATGCCCGTTCACCCCAGCTTTTCAGAATCCCTCGCAGAGGCGGCCAGAAAACTTCTTGGCAGGGGTATGTAA
- a CDS encoding secretin and TonB N-terminal domain-containing protein has product MSAGLKAIPVAVFLMVCVLGCARTKLEPLTSRVEVESPVVFEGVELTDLPVLRVEDKPKKPPPEKLYTLSVRNADIKDVLLSFSRESKENIIVDPDVRGKVTVDLKNVTLTQAFDALLIPLNLEYHMESGFVRISKPRMMTRLFRMNYIMTIRRGSRGMTVDIASNLGTTSSRGGTTGTTGTTGTTTGGTTRGTTGSSVSGTESQDIFRELENGLYALGLESEDEDVSRGSATGGGAVGTTRTRTRTRTGREEGGGREEGYYGHFSINRQAGIILITSYPDIIAKAAELIEAVEGSVQRQVLIQAKIVEVTLNDKFSYGIDWKVLFDPRGDKSYKKPAMVSQTGLTTWAGMEAALDGGFNNFTMHTGALKIIMEGLREQGDVKVLSSPKISTLNNQTAVIRATTQQTFFSTSTAFIATTGTGASTPTTQIEKQTFDIGVTLDVTPQISASGMITMNIHPAVTELKDTTTFTVGSGDDQQKATAPVLTIRETDTVVRVRDGETIVIGGLMQDRKKVEERRVPLLWKLPGIGKLFTSRIEEIEKTDLVIFLTPTIMLGERVENFSTEEAERLEMVRRF; this is encoded by the coding sequence GTGTCTGCTGGGTTGAAAGCCATTCCTGTCGCCGTTTTTCTTATGGTCTGTGTCTTGGGTTGTGCCCGCACAAAGCTCGAACCCCTCACCTCGCGTGTTGAGGTTGAATCTCCTGTCGTCTTTGAAGGCGTGGAGCTGACAGACTTGCCTGTGCTTCGGGTAGAAGACAAACCGAAAAAACCACCGCCGGAAAAGCTATACACACTCTCGGTCAGGAACGCAGATATCAAAGACGTCCTTTTAAGCTTCTCCAGGGAGAGTAAGGAGAATATCATAGTAGACCCCGACGTGCGTGGTAAGGTTACCGTGGACCTCAAGAACGTAACGCTTACCCAGGCCTTTGACGCGCTGTTGATACCCCTCAATCTGGAATACCACATGGAGAGCGGCTTCGTACGGATATCCAAACCAAGGATGATGACCCGCCTGTTTCGCATGAACTATATTATGACGATACGACGGGGCTCGCGGGGAATGACTGTGGATATCGCCAGCAATCTTGGCACTACCAGCAGTAGGGGTGGAACGACGGGAACCACGGGAACGACGGGAACCACCACGGGGGGAACCACCAGGGGCACGACGGGCAGCAGCGTCAGTGGGACTGAGTCTCAAGATATCTTTAGAGAGCTTGAGAACGGGCTTTATGCATTAGGACTTGAAAGTGAGGACGAGGACGTAAGCAGAGGCAGCGCTACGGGCGGTGGTGCCGTTGGTACTACACGTACACGTACACGTACACGTACCGGGAGGGAAGAAGGGGGCGGGCGCGAGGAAGGCTATTATGGCCACTTTTCTATTAACCGCCAGGCGGGTATAATACTGATAACTTCCTACCCTGACATCATTGCAAAGGCCGCAGAACTCATCGAGGCCGTAGAGGGCAGTGTCCAGCGGCAGGTCCTGATACAGGCTAAGATAGTGGAGGTAACGCTCAACGATAAATTTAGTTATGGAATTGACTGGAAGGTGCTGTTTGACCCCAGAGGGGATAAAAGTTATAAAAAGCCTGCCATGGTCAGTCAGACAGGTCTTACAACATGGGCGGGGATGGAGGCGGCCTTAGACGGTGGTTTTAATAATTTCACGATGCACACCGGCGCCCTTAAAATCATTATGGAGGGGCTCAGGGAACAAGGTGACGTAAAGGTCCTCTCCAGCCCAAAAATATCTACCCTGAATAACCAGACGGCGGTAATAAGGGCCACGACACAGCAGACCTTTTTCAGTACGAGTACTGCTTTTATCGCGACAACGGGGACCGGGGCATCAACACCGACAACGCAAATAGAGAAGCAAACTTTTGATATAGGTGTTACACTAGACGTTACACCGCAGATAAGCGCGTCAGGCATGATTACTATGAACATACACCCGGCCGTTACTGAGCTCAAGGACACGACTACCTTCACGGTCGGCTCAGGTGATGATCAGCAAAAGGCCACGGCTCCCGTCTTAACCATCAGGGAGACAGACACCGTGGTAAGGGTAAGGGACGGGGAGACCATCGTAATCGGCGGTCTTATGCAGGACAGGAAAAAAGTCGAGGAAAGGAGAGTCCCTCTCCTCTGGAAATTACCCGGCATAGGCAAGTTGTTTACATCAAGAATAGAGGAAATAGAGAAGACCGACCTGGTGATATTCCTGACACCCACCATTATGCTGGGTGAGCGCGTGGAGAACTTCTCTACAGAGGAGGCGGAACGGCTGGAGATGGTAAGGCGCTTCTAA
- a CDS encoding AAA family ATPase, whose translation MYLEFFGLKEKPFSLTPDPKYFFLSETHKTNLDLSLYGIKTREGFIVITGAIGTGKTTMCRMILEKMDRKTHSALVLNPFISEDELLESVLHDFGITLKSTGKSTKQEMINQLNQFLLNALKGGENALLIIDEAQNLPLPVLEQIRILSNLETEKEKLLQIILVGQLGLMRLLQSSELKQLDQRISVKCQLSPLKKEEIPKYIEHRLMVAGSKGQINFTPKALAVIHEYSLGIPRMINLICDRALLGAYTLQTTDISKEVVVKAVQNLKLQRKEPKMTLPGTAPSGKPMVRMPILIAGIIAVAFAIGFLIYMNILGLNERRAKRNIERQYAQLKVSRQIERARTENEVLELQDQIKELKARPVATPETPAVAIPEAWKGSSTIFVGVFDERLPAVEKVKGMRGVKQKAHIIGIGTEEGGRKYLLVLGNFKDEEEAVGVLDELQIQGELLDAEVMPFTEVLKVK comes from the coding sequence ATGTATCTAGAATTCTTCGGACTTAAAGAAAAACCCTTCAGTCTCACCCCGGACCCCAAATATTTCTTCCTGAGTGAAACCCACAAAACCAACCTGGATCTTTCTCTCTACGGTATAAAGACGAGGGAGGGTTTTATCGTCATAACCGGGGCCATCGGCACGGGTAAGACCACCATGTGCCGGATGATTCTGGAGAAGATGGACAGGAAGACACACTCCGCGCTCGTACTGAACCCCTTCATCTCCGAAGACGAACTCCTTGAATCCGTCCTCCACGACTTCGGGATAACGTTAAAAAGCACCGGGAAAAGTACTAAACAGGAGATGATAAATCAGCTGAACCAGTTCCTGTTGAATGCCCTGAAAGGCGGCGAGAATGCGCTGCTTATAATTGACGAGGCGCAAAACCTGCCGCTGCCGGTACTGGAGCAGATAAGGATTCTATCCAACCTTGAGACGGAAAAGGAGAAGCTCCTGCAGATTATACTGGTCGGGCAGCTTGGTCTCATGCGGCTTCTGCAGTCTTCAGAGCTCAAGCAGCTTGACCAGCGGATTTCCGTCAAGTGTCAGCTTAGCCCGTTAAAGAAAGAAGAAATACCAAAATATATTGAACATCGTCTCATGGTGGCGGGTTCCAAGGGACAGATAAATTTCACTCCAAAGGCCCTGGCCGTCATACACGAATACTCCCTGGGTATCCCCCGTATGATAAACCTTATCTGTGACAGGGCGCTCTTGGGCGCATACACCTTGCAGACTACAGATATATCAAAGGAAGTCGTAGTAAAGGCGGTTCAGAATCTTAAATTACAAAGGAAGGAGCCGAAGATGACACTTCCAGGAACAGCTCCAAGCGGCAAGCCAATGGTCAGAATGCCCATCCTTATTGCCGGAATAATCGCTGTTGCTTTCGCAATAGGCTTCCTCATCTACATGAATATCTTAGGGCTGAATGAGCGCCGGGCCAAAAGAAACATAGAACGTCAGTATGCCCAGCTCAAGGTGAGCCGGCAGATAGAAAGGGCCAGGACGGAAAACGAAGTACTCGAACTTCAAGACCAGATAAAGGAATTGAAGGCCAGACCGGTTGCCACACCCGAGACACCCGCGGTAGCTATACCTGAGGCGTGGAAAGGTTCCTCCACGATTTTCGTGGGTGTGTTTGATGAAAGGCTGCCTGCCGTGGAAAAGGTAAAGGGCATGCGCGGGGTGAAACAAAAGGCCCACATCATCGGTATCGGCACCGAAGAAGGGGGACGAAAGTATCTACTGGTGCTTGGCAACTTCAAAGATGAAGAAGAAGCCGTTGGTGTACTGGATGAGCTGCAGATACAGGGAGAACTTCTTGATGCCGAGGTGATGCCGTTCACTGAGGTGCTTAAAGTAAAGTAG
- a CDS encoding tetratricopeptide repeat protein, protein MSRILDQLKSARENKKAPLPNIDGASLDTVIEYNTPRKSRRPGLKRLIIILCASIGFILIAVFTALQLIAQNEHITPSGVSSAVQTTGQAGREVLAGSPSSKADWQKLASKELAAKKAETLPIEILSIESIDEGPVIEEIELGPAPPEIEAVELEIILVEEEAEKAPAKAIEIEDIELGPAPAAHLEIEVVELEIIPVEEEAEKAPAAVVEIETVEPKPTPAAPPETEVVELAPAPPKAVKPERVEPPRIEIKVKEAVVEGRAAEEATLVEAPPTVVMEEQEVSEALLVPVSPRLPPKVARAPRIEIKTTPQPVPAPEPTKPSPPVKVFEDTTVEIPPPAVAKAPTPPAVVPAPAQPEEEAVPEEEMVFPQKTLAKLEQFKRAVFYQKSGELKKARSQYLEIIKLDPMDPETHNNLGSIYQAWGDLDSAISEYRKALLIRPNYYKARNNLGVALYKQGNLQAALREFRIATDANPRDIQSLTNLGVISKKLEQPGRARQFFEKALSIDPSHAEAHYNLALILEENEPVNAIFHYQKFLEYSGGQYPTLEEQVMQHLNSLTRKPWG, encoded by the coding sequence ATGAGCAGGATATTAGACCAACTTAAAAGTGCGCGAGAAAACAAGAAGGCGCCTTTACCGAATATTGACGGCGCCTCTTTAGATACGGTAATTGAATATAATACTCCAAGAAAATCCAGGAGGCCGGGCCTTAAGAGGTTAATAATCATATTATGTGCCAGTATAGGATTTATTCTTATTGCCGTCTTCACGGCGCTGCAGTTGATTGCGCAAAATGAACATATCACCCCTTCCGGCGTTTCATCGGCGGTACAAACTACAGGGCAGGCGGGCCGGGAGGTTCTTGCCGGCTCTCCTTCGTCAAAGGCGGACTGGCAGAAACTGGCTTCAAAAGAACTCGCGGCGAAAAAGGCGGAAACGCTTCCTATAGAGATATTATCCATAGAGAGTATAGATGAAGGCCCTGTTATAGAAGAGATAGAGCTCGGACCCGCCCCACCTGAGATAGAGGCCGTCGAACTCGAAATTATACTTGTGGAGGAAGAAGCGGAAAAGGCCCCTGCTAAGGCGATAGAGATAGAGGATATCGAGTTGGGGCCTGCACCTGCCGCACATCTGGAGATAGAGGTCGTCGAACTCGAAATTATACCTGTGGAAGAAGAAGCGGAAAAGGCCCCTGCTGCCGTAGTAGAGATAGAGACTGTCGAACCGAAACCCACACCTGCCGCACCTCCGGAGACCGAGGTGGTGGAGCTTGCACCGGCACCGCCCAAGGCGGTTAAGCCAGAGAGAGTGGAGCCTCCACGTATAGAAATAAAGGTTAAGGAAGCTGTCGTGGAGGGCAGAGCTGCTGAAGAGGCCACGCTTGTTGAGGCACCGCCTACCGTGGTGATGGAAGAGCAGGAGGTCAGCGAAGCTCTACTCGTACCGGTATCGCCCCGCTTGCCGCCAAAGGTGGCGAGAGCTCCACGTATAGAGATAAAGACCACACCGCAACCTGTGCCCGCACCTGAACCCACAAAACCCTCCCCTCCCGTAAAGGTGTTTGAAGACACCACGGTGGAAATACCACCTCCGGCCGTTGCAAAAGCGCCCACACCTCCGGCTGTGGTCCCTGCTCCTGCACAGCCTGAAGAGGAAGCCGTACCTGAAGAGGAGATGGTGTTTCCGCAAAAAACCCTTGCGAAACTTGAGCAGTTTAAACGGGCAGTTTTCTATCAGAAAAGCGGAGAATTAAAAAAGGCCAGAAGTCAGTATCTGGAGATAATAAAACTCGATCCCATGGACCCTGAGACGCACAATAACCTGGGTTCAATCTACCAGGCGTGGGGAGACCTGGATAGCGCAATAAGTGAATACAGAAAGGCCCTGCTCATAAGACCCAATTACTATAAAGCACGCAACAACCTCGGGGTAGCCCTTTACAAACAGGGCAATCTTCAGGCGGCCCTGCGAGAATTTAGAATCGCGACCGACGCCAACCCCAGAGACATACAGAGCCTTACAAACCTTGGTGTCATATCAAAGAAACTGGAACAGCCTGGCAGGGCCCGTCAGTTCTTTGAAAAGGCACTATCCATAGACCCTTCGCACGCGGAGGCCCATTATAACCTGGCATTGATACTGGAAGAGAATGAACCCGTCAATGCCATTTTCCACTATCAAAAATTCCTCGAATACTCTGGAGGTCAGTATCCCACTCTGGAGGAACAGGTTATGCAGCACCTGAATAGCCTGACCAGGAAGCCGTGGGGGTAA